A region from the Lycium barbarum isolate Lr01 chromosome 8, ASM1917538v2, whole genome shotgun sequence genome encodes:
- the LOC132605498 gene encoding triacylglycerol lipase SDP1-like, whose amino-acid sequence MDISNEASVDFFSIGPSSIVDRTVAFRVLFCKSIARLRHKVFHFLIYYLYKIKNYLSYYLTPLIKWFHPRNPQGILVLVTLLAFLLRRYTNVKIRADMAYKRKFWKNMRSALTYEEWAHAAKMLEKETPKMNEAEFYDEELVINKLQELQHRRHEGSLRDIMFFMRADLVRNLGNMCNPQLHKGRLHVPKLIKEYIDEVSTQLKMVCDSDSDEILLEEKLSFMHETRHAFGRTALLLSGGASLGAFHVGVVKTLVEHKLMPRIIAGSSVGSIMCSVVATRSWPELQSFFEDSWHALQPFEQMGGIFTVFRRIMRQGAVHEIRQLQVMLRHLTNNLTFQEAYDMTGRVLGITVCSPRKHEPPRCLNYLTSPHVVIWSAVTASCAFPGLFEAQELMAKDRSGNLVPYHPPFHWEPDQAASGNSSARRWRDGSLEIDLPMMQLKELFNVNHFIVSQANPHIAPLLRIKEFVRAYGGNFAAKLAHLTEMEVKHRCNQVLKLGFPLGGLAKLFAQDWEGDVTVVMPATLAQYLKLIQNPSTLEVQKAANQGRRCTWEKLSAIKANCGIELALDECVAILNHMRRLKRSADRAAATSHGLSSSTVRLNASRQIPSRNCIARENSTGSLEEDFARNWLSNNRNTHDHHVSDSESESADYNSWTRSGGPLMRTTSADKFIDYVHNLENNASQRSNRGLSIDLNNVVVPQMVIGREPLSPSPRVTTPDRRSDTEFDQRDIKIIVAEGDLLQTERTNNGIVFNVVRRGDLTPLNRSLDSENNSSLHDPMAECVQLESPEKDMDIISVSEDGENDQRLEDAVEEVTENQII is encoded by the exons ATGGACATAAGTAATGAGGCTAGTGTTGATTTCTTTTCAATTGGACCTTCTTCAATTGTGGATAGAACAGTAGCCTTTAGAGTCCTGTTCTGCAAATCAATCGCGCGGTTGAGGCACAAAGTCTTTCATTTCTTGATATACTACTTGTACAAGATCAAGAACTATTTGTCATACTACTTGACACCTTTGATCAAATGGTTTCATCCTCGTAACCCACAAGGAATATTAGTGTTAGTAACACTTCTAGCCTTCTTGTTGAGGCGATACACGAATGTTAAAATCAGGGCTGATATGGCTTATAAGAGGAAATTTTGGAAGAACATGAGATCTGCCTTAACTTATGAGGAGTGGGCTCATGCTGCCAAAATGTTGGAGAAAGAGACCCCTAAAATGAATGAGGCAGAGTTTTATGATGAAGAATTAGTTATAAATAAACTCCAAGAACTTCAACATCGTCGTCATGAAGGATCTTTAAGAGACATTATGTTCTTTATGAGGGCTGACCTAGTGAGAAATCTTGGCAATATGTGTAATCCACAACTTCATAAGGGTAGGCTTCATGTGCCTAAACTTATTAAAGAATATATCGACGAGGTTTCAACTCAGTTGAAAATGGTATGTGACTCTGATTCAGATGAGATTTTATTGGAAGAGAAACTTTCTTTTATGCATGAAACAAGACATGCTTTTGGTCGAACAGCTTTGCTTTTAAGCGGGGGCGCTTCATTAGGAGCTTTTCATGTTGGTGTGGTGAAGACATTGGTAGAACACAAGCTCATGCCTAGGATAATTGCTGGTTCAAGTGTTGGATCAATTATGTGTTCTGTTGTTGCAACTCGGTCTTGGCCCGAGCTGCAGAGTTTCTTCGAGGATTCTTGGCACGCGTTGCAACCATTTGAACAGATGGGCGGAATCTTTACTGTTTTCAGGAGGATCATGAGACAAGGTGCTGTACATGAGATTAGGCAGTTGCAGGTGATGTTACGCCATCTCACGAATAATCTTACTTTCCAAGAAGCCTACGATATGACTGGTCGAGTTCTAGGGATTACAGTTTGCTCGCCTAGAAAACATGAACCTCCTAGATGTTTGAACTACTTGACTTCCCCTCATGTTGTTATATGGAGTGCTGTGACTGCTTCTTGCGCCTTTCCTGGTCTGTTTGAAGCTCAAGAACTGATGGCAAAGGATAGAAGTGGAAATCTCGTTCCTTATCATCCACCATTTCATTGGGAACCTGATCAGGCGGCTTCTGGTAATTCATCTGCTCGTCGATGGAGGGATGGTAGCTTGGAGATTGATTTGCCTATGATGCAGCTAAAAGAGCTCTTCAATGTAAATCACTTTATTGTGAGCCAGGCGAATCCACATATCGCTCCCTTACTCAGGATCAAAGAGTTTGTAAGAGCTTATGGAGGCAACTTTGCTGCCAAG CTTGCTCATCTTACTGAGATGGAGGTGAAACACAGATGTAATCAGGTATTGAAACTTGGTTTTCCCTTGGGGGGATTAGCCAAGCTATTTGCTCAAGATTGGGAGGGTGACGTCACCGTTGTAATGCCTGCCACTCTTGCTCAG TACTTGAAACTCATACAGAACCCCTCTACTTTGGAGGTTCAAAAGGCAGCAAATCAAGGGAGGAGGTGCACTTGGGAGAAACTATCAGCCATTAAGGCAAATTGTGGAATTGAGCTTGCTCTTGATGAGTGTGTTGCAATACTCAACCATATGCGTAGACTAAAAAGGAGCGCCGACAGAGCAGCAGCCACTTCACACGGCTTGTCAAGCAGTACTGTCAGGCTTAATGCTTCTCGACAAATTCCTTCTCGGAATTGCATTGCGCGAGAGAATTCAACAGGCTCCCTTGAAGAAGACTTTGCGCGAAATTGGCTTTCTAATAATAGGAATACGCATGATCATCATGTTAGTGACAGTGAGTCTGAAAGCGCGGATTATAATTCTTGGACAAGATCTGGTGGTCCTTTGATGAGGACAACATCGGCTGATAAGTTTATCGACTATGTCCATAACTTGGAAAATAATGCTTCACAACGATCGAACAGAGGATTGAGTATTGACCTCAACAATGTTGTTGTTCCTCAGATGGTTATAGGCCGGGAGCCTCTTTCCCCGAGTCCACGG GTAACAACACCAGACAGAAGATCAGATACAGAATTTGATCAAAGAGACATCAAAATTATTGTAGCTGAAGGTGATTTACTACAGACTGAGAGGACTAACAATGGGATTGTCTTCAATGTGGTAAGGAGAGGAGACTTGACTCCATTAAATAGGAGTCTTGATTCAGAAAATAACAGTTCCTTGCATGATCCGATGGCCGAATGCGTGCAACTCGAAAGTCCAGAAAAGGATATGGATATAATCTCAGTATCAGAAGATGGAGAAAATGATCAGAGATTGGAAGATGCAGTAGAGGAAGTAACAGAAAATCAGATCATATGA
- the LOC132607463 gene encoding L-2-hydroxyglutarate dehydrogenase, mitochondrial — protein MLEMMKPTNSITKIVFQKLKNISNNPSKTPFSSSSSSSLFEQYKSIPKEKVDCLVIGAGIVGIAIAKELSVNYGREVLVVDSAPIFGSGTSSRNSEVIHAGIYYPPNSLKASFCVRGKELLYKYCKDHEIPHKQIGKLIVASGLSEVPKLSALMTRGIQNGVEGLRMMEGYEATKLEPELQCVKALWSPSSGIVDSHSLMLSLVGEAESHGTTFSYNTAVFGGHIEGNQIQIRVSGSDAIAKWNGRSELDSELILIPKLVVNSAGLSAPAVAKRMKGLPDGIIPASKYARGCYFTLSNSKSPFKHLIYPIPEVGGLGVHVTLDLNGQVKFGPDVEWIKGIDDIPSFLNMFDYSVHEDRAKQFYPAIRKYYPGLKDGSLEPGYAGIRPKLSGPEEGPTDFVIQGEDIHGISGLVNLFGIESPGLTSSMAIAEHVAAKLLK, from the exons ATGTTGGAGATGATGAAACCCACAAACTCAATAACAAAAATAGTATTCCAAAAACTCAAGAACATCAGTAATAATCCCAGCAAAACCCcattttcatcatcatcatcatcatcacttttTGAACAATATAAATCAATCCCAAAGGAGAAAGTGGATTGTTTGGTAATTGGGGCAGGTATAGTTGGCATAGCAATAGCTAAAGAACTTAGTGTAAATTATGGAAGAGAAGTTTTGGTTGTTGATTCTGCACCAATATTTGGAAGTGGTACAAGTTCACGTAATAGTGAAGTTATTCATGCTGGCATTTATTATCCTCCTAATTCTCTCAag GCATCTTTCTGTGTTAGAGGAAAAGAATTGCTCTACAAGTACTGCAAAGATCATGAAATTCCACACAAGCAGATAGGCAAGCTAATAGTTGCTAGTGGATTATCAGAGGTTCCAAAGTTGAGTGCCCTCATGACTCGAGGAATTCAAAATGGGGTTGAGGGTCTGAGAATGATGGAGGGTTATGAAGCTACGAAGCTGGAGCCCGAATTGCAATGTGTTAAAGCTTTATGGTCACCTTCCTCGGGAATAGTAGATAGCCATTCCTTGATGCTATCGTTGGTG GGCGAAGCTGAAAGTCACGGGACGACTTTCTCTTACAATACTGCTGTTTTTGGTGGTCATATTGAAGGAAATCAAATTCAAATTCGTGTTTCCGGGAGCGATGCCATTGCAAAGTGGAACGGGAGGTCTGAATTGGACTCTGAACTAATTCTTATTCCAAAGCTTGTAGTGAATTCTGCGGGCTTAAGCGCTCCAGCCGTTGCAAAACGAATGAAAGGCCTACCGGACGGTATCATTCCTGCTTCTAAATATGCTCGTGGTTGCTACTTCACACTGTCAAACTCTAAATCCCCTTTCAAGCACTTGATTTATCCTATACCTGAGGTTGGTGGACTTGGAGTGCATGTTACCTTGGATTTGAATGGCCAAGTCAAGTTTGGTCCTGATGTTGAATGGATAAAAGGAATTGATGATATTCCGAGTTTCCTCAACAT GTTCGATTATTCTGTCCATGAAGACCGTGCAAAGCAATTCTACCCAGCGATAAGAAAATACTACCCTGGTCTGAAGGATGGATCTTTGGAGCCAGGTTATGCAGGCATCAGACCAAAGCTTTCTGGTCCAGAAGAGGGGCCTACCGATTTTGTAATTCAG GGAGAGGACATTCACGGTATATCTGGTTTAGTTAACCTGTTTGGAATTGAATCACCAGGCCTAACTTCCAGTATGGCTATTGCAGAACATGTTGCTGCTAAACTACTGAAATAA
- the LOC132607465 gene encoding probable calcium-binding protein CML35, with translation MKLIKNIPNKIKLFKSKKTRSISRSENPSFGSSITTSSSSSNILSTPTSVLPTTQYQIQAFDNDGKIRKEELEAILTRVGSEPPSEEEVILLLNEVDLNGDAFGSPLCDGDLRDAFDFFDVDHDGKITAEELFNVFTMIGDSRCTLEDCKRMIRGVDKNGDGFVCFEDFSLMMEHQR, from the exons ATGAAGCTCATCAAAAACATCCCCAATAAAATTAAGCTCTTCAAATCCAAAAAAACCCGATCCATTTCAAGATCCGAAAACCCATCATTCGGATCATCCATAACAACATCCTCTTCATCTTCCAACATCTTATCCACACCAACCAGCGTGTTACCCACTACTCAATATCAG ATACAAGCCTTTGATAACGACGGGAAGATACGGAAGGAAGAATTAGAGGCAATTTTGACCCGAGTTGGATCCGAGCCACCAAGTGAAGAAGAAGTTATATTATTACTTAATGAAGTAGATTTAAATGGAGATGCATTTGGTTCGCCATTATGTGACGGTGATTTAAGAGATGCGTTTGATTTCTTTGACGTTGATCATGATGGAAAGATAACGGCTGAAGAGTTGTTTAATGTGTTTACAATGATTGGTGATTCACGGTGTACGTTAGAGGATTGTAAGCGTATGATAAGAGGTGTTGATAAAAATGGAGATGGATTCGTATGTTTTGAGGACTTTAGTCTTATGATGGAACATCAGAGATGA
- the LOC132607464 gene encoding probable U3 small nucleolar RNA-associated protein 11, with the protein MSSYKNAIPRRAHKERAQPQARKKFGLLEKHKDYVVRATAFHKKEQALQKLKEKAAFRNPDEFYFKMVKTKTVDGVHRLESQANKYTQEELMLMKTQDIGYILQKVQSEKKKIEKLTAMLHSLDDQPSNRRVYYAEDREEAEELASKASERSNLAASNNLPSSIKRKTATSYRELEARKSRVRDLEKLYMDMAMQKELQKSGRKRKLREEELVNPTSKPVYKWRQERKR; encoded by the exons ATGTCATCATACAAGAATGCTATTCCAAGAAGAGCTCATAAGGAGCGAGCTCAACC TCAAGCAAGGAAGAAATTTGGGTTGCTTGAGAAACACAAAGATTATGTTGTTCGGGCAACAGCATTCCACAAAAAAGAGCAGGCTTTACAG AAACTCAAGGAAAAAGCAGCATTTCGAAATCCAGATGAGTTCTACTTCAAGATGGTTAAAACAAAAACTGTTGATGGAGTGCATAGATTGGA GAGCCAAGCAAATAAATATACTCAAGAGGAACTCATGTTAATGAAGACTCAGGACATAGGCTATATTTTACAGAAAGTTCAGAGTGAGAAAAAG AAAATTGAGAAGTTAACTGCCATGCTGCACTCGCTTGATGATCAGCCATCAAATAGACGTGTCTACTATGCCGAAGACAG GGAGGAGGCAGAAGAGCTAGCATCCAAAGCTTCAGAACGTAGTAATCTGGCTGCTTCTAACAACTTGCCTAGCAGTATTAAAAG GAAGACAGCTACCTCTTACAGAGAGTTGGAAGCAAGAAAGAGCAGGGTGAGAGATTTAGAGAAACTATACATGGATATGGCCATGCAGAAAGAATTACAG AAATCAGGAAGGAAACGCAAACTTCGTGAAGAAGAACTTGTTAATCCAACATCCAAACCTGTCTACAAGTGGAGACAAGAACGTAAACGATGA